One window from the genome of Micromonospora aurantiaca ATCC 27029 encodes:
- a CDS encoding TetR/AcrR family transcriptional regulator, with the protein MASYHHGDLRRVLLSTAAEAIAESGPAALSLRELARRAGVSHAAPAHHFGDKAGLLTALATQGFDLLADALRQAGDDLLDTGVAYVGFAVRHRAHFDVMFRPELYRADAPELVAARARSGDVLREGVARHTGREPDADALAAWSIVHGFATLWLSGALPPRVGDDPEAAARTVIRRLFD; encoded by the coding sequence ATGGCCTCGTACCACCACGGCGACCTCCGCCGCGTCCTGCTGAGCACCGCGGCCGAGGCGATCGCCGAGTCCGGGCCGGCCGCGCTGAGCCTGCGTGAACTGGCCCGGCGCGCCGGCGTCTCGCACGCCGCGCCCGCGCACCACTTCGGCGACAAGGCCGGGCTGCTCACCGCGCTCGCCACCCAGGGCTTCGACCTGCTCGCCGACGCGTTGCGGCAGGCCGGGGACGACCTGCTCGACACCGGCGTGGCCTACGTCGGGTTCGCGGTGCGGCACCGCGCGCACTTCGACGTCATGTTCCGGCCCGAGCTGTACCGGGCCGACGCCCCGGAGCTGGTCGCCGCCCGCGCCCGGTCGGGGGATGTGCTGCGCGAGGGGGTGGCCCGGCACACCGGTCGGGAGCCGGACGCGGACGCGCTCGCCGCCTGGTCGATCGTGCACGGCTTCGCCACGCTCTGGCTCTCCGGCGCGCTGCCACCACGGGTGGGCGACGACCCGGAGGCCGCCGCCCGCACCGTGATCAGGCGGTTGTTCGACTGA
- a CDS encoding DoxX family protein, translating into MAPLIALLAGTALARIAGLLGVDALDGWHPALRVGLALMFVLTGVAHFASRRADLIAMVPPSLPRPGLLVTVTGVLELAGALALLFPATARPAAAGLVLLMLAMFPANVSAARRHLTLAGRPVTPLGVRTVLQVVFVAAALAVALGG; encoded by the coding sequence ATGGCACCCCTGATCGCACTCCTCGCCGGCACCGCGCTGGCCCGGATCGCCGGCCTGCTCGGCGTGGACGCCCTGGACGGGTGGCACCCCGCGCTGCGGGTGGGGCTGGCGCTGATGTTCGTGCTGACCGGCGTGGCCCACTTCGCGTCCCGCCGGGCCGACCTGATCGCGATGGTCCCGCCGTCGCTGCCCCGGCCCGGCCTGCTGGTCACAGTCACCGGCGTGCTGGAACTCGCCGGCGCGCTCGCCCTGCTGTTCCCGGCCACCGCGCGCCCGGCTGCGGCCGGGCTGGTGCTGCTGATGCTCGCCATGTTCCCGGCGAACGTGTCCGCAGCGCGGCGTCACCTCACGCTCGCCGGCCGCCCGGTGACGCCGCTCGGCGTCCGTACGGTGCTCCAGGTCGTCTTCGTGGCCGCGGCGCTGGCGGTCGCCCTCGGCGGATGA
- a CDS encoding DHA2 family efflux MFS transporter permease subunit, which yields MRGDGRGRWFGLLAISLGVAMIIVDATIVNVAVPQIIRDLDITSTDAQWVQEAYTLVFAALLLVAGRFADRSGRRRMFLVGVTVFVVASVLAALAGSGETLIASRVLQGVGGAMMLPTSLSLLNANFTGREKGIAFAVWGSTIGGAAALGPLLGGWLTTTYSWRWAFGINVPVGLAVIVATLVLVAESRDERAERGLDLLGALLSVVGMTGVVFALIEGRTYGWWERERPLRLFGLDWTASISPVPVAALVGLVALGIFLAQQVRRNRAGRPALLDLSLFGIGSFRNGILAAAIVSLGEFGLLFALPLWFQNVLGYSAFRTGLALLPLAVGSFLASGIGAPLTQRWGAARVVQLGVAAELVGVAGLGFVVAPDTSWWAPLGFLFVYGVGVGLATAQLTGVSLSQVPVRLSGQGSGLQSTARQVGSALGIAVLGTVLFAGLGGILGDRLADQPGLTPVQRDQVVSAVKESAGAAITGLAADPRTAPIAEEAKQAFSDATRYAAFAGAGFLLIGLVACLRLPTVRHEETGEPPPAEAEPSRA from the coding sequence ATGCGCGGCGACGGGCGCGGACGCTGGTTCGGGCTGCTGGCCATCAGCCTCGGCGTAGCGATGATCATCGTGGACGCCACGATCGTGAACGTCGCGGTGCCGCAGATCATCCGGGACCTCGACATCACCTCCACCGACGCGCAGTGGGTGCAGGAGGCGTACACCCTGGTCTTCGCGGCGCTGCTGCTGGTCGCCGGTCGCTTCGCCGACCGGTCCGGGCGGCGGCGGATGTTCCTCGTCGGCGTCACCGTGTTCGTGGTCGCGAGCGTGCTCGCGGCGCTCGCCGGTTCCGGCGAGACACTCATCGCCTCCCGGGTGCTCCAGGGCGTCGGCGGGGCGATGATGCTGCCCACCTCGCTCTCCCTGCTCAACGCCAACTTCACCGGCCGGGAGAAGGGCATCGCGTTCGCCGTCTGGGGCTCCACGATCGGTGGCGCGGCGGCGCTCGGGCCGCTGCTCGGCGGCTGGCTCACCACCACGTACTCCTGGCGGTGGGCCTTCGGCATCAACGTGCCGGTCGGCCTGGCCGTGATCGTCGCGACGCTCGTGCTCGTGGCCGAGTCCCGCGACGAGCGGGCCGAGCGCGGGCTGGACCTGCTCGGCGCGCTGCTCTCGGTGGTCGGCATGACCGGCGTGGTCTTCGCGCTGATCGAGGGCCGCACCTACGGCTGGTGGGAACGGGAGCGGCCGTTGCGCCTGTTCGGGCTGGACTGGACCGCGTCGATCTCGCCGGTGCCGGTGGCCGCGCTGGTGGGTCTCGTCGCGCTCGGCATCTTCCTGGCCCAGCAGGTACGCCGCAACCGGGCCGGCCGCCCGGCGCTGCTCGACCTGTCGTTGTTCGGCATCGGTTCGTTCCGCAACGGCATCCTGGCCGCCGCGATCGTCAGCCTGGGCGAGTTCGGCCTGCTGTTCGCGCTGCCGCTGTGGTTTCAGAACGTGCTCGGCTACAGCGCCTTCCGAACCGGCCTGGCGCTGCTGCCGCTCGCCGTCGGCAGCTTCCTGGCCAGCGGCATCGGCGCGCCGCTGACCCAGCGCTGGGGCGCGGCCCGGGTGGTCCAGCTCGGCGTGGCCGCCGAACTGGTCGGCGTGGCCGGGCTCGGGTTCGTGGTCGCGCCGGACACCAGTTGGTGGGCGCCGCTGGGCTTCCTGTTCGTGTACGGCGTCGGCGTCGGCCTGGCCACCGCCCAGCTCACCGGCGTCTCGCTGTCGCAGGTGCCGGTACGCCTCAGCGGCCAGGGCTCGGGCCTGCAGAGCACCGCCCGGCAGGTCGGCTCCGCGCTCGGCATCGCGGTGCTCGGCACCGTGCTCTTCGCCGGTCTCGGCGGGATCCTCGGCGACCGCCTGGCCGACCAGCCCGGACTCACCCCGGTCCAGCGGGACCAGGTGGTGAGCGCGGTCAAGGAGAGCGCCGGTGCGGCGATCACCGGGTTGGCGGCGGACCCGCGTACCGCCCCGATCGCGGAGGAGGCGAAGCAGGCGTTCTCCGACGCCACCAGGTACGCGGCCTTCGCGGGCGCCGGGTTCCTGTTGATCGGCCTGGTCGCCTGCCTGCGCCTGCCGACGGTGCGCCACGAGGAGACCGGGGAGCCCCCGCCCGCCGAGGCGGAGCCGTCCCGGGCCTGA